ttgtaaacgtggcttagcagcgagatgggtctgtaattcttcagcaaggtgttgtcaccttttttgaagaacagaaccaccacgctcctatgccacgcctcaggcgtcgtgccctcgtgaatgacggaattgaacaatcgctgaaggactttaagtatcggttttccacccgctttcaggagttctgctgtgattccgtcctcacctggcgccttattgttcttcaggtgtttgagagccacactaatctcgtataggcaaTAAACGTACGttttataatttgattaaattatttttttgtttgtgaatacagtACTACCCATTCTGTatgtattaaactcagttattccaataattgctctataattttgagaatttacttcgatttttttttaatttggtgggcgatttcagtctctactttcattagccaaactctaataCTTATATTTGatacgttactccatcttttagtaaactacaGGTTGTAGGCtcttttttatgccattcaactacacaaaacgGCAGTTTAAGGGAggtctttacacgacgaaaacgattctatagcaacagtttttatataaGCGATTTAACATTGATTCTTCATCTTTGCCAGAGGAGTAATGTCtagtccatagtctaaatagtcaaaggatTTCGAGTACCATAGACAAAAGGCAGAGAAATAGAAATGAACAGAAAGTACACGTCATTGTCAATAATGACAATTTTGACTTTGCACCGCGGCGTGAGTCACCGATATTCTCGAAGCTAAAAGTTAAAACAAGTTGTTATTTTTCATCAGAAACTTGGAAGTATTCATCCAGGTTGATCAATTTACGAGCAACCGAGagtaaatctttaaaaatgagTCTACAGTGGACAATCATTGCATCATTTCTGTACGCGGAAATAGCATTCGTGCTATTGCTAACGTTGCCGATTGCAAGCCCTTCAAGATGGAACAAGTTCTTCAAATCGAAGTTTCTCGCTTATATAAGTGCGCAGGCTTCGATCTACTTCGTGGTGCTAATCGCTGTACTGGTATTATGTCTTCTGGACGCGATCCGGGAGATGCAGAAGTACTCCAACATAGAGTCGTCAGATCATCAACATTTGGACGCTGAGATGCAAGGTAACATGCGTTTGTTCCGCGCTCAAAGGAACTTTTACATCTCTGGCATTGCGCTATTCCTCCTCGTGGTCATACGTCGTCTTATTCAGATGATTTGCGAACTTGCTAACCTCTACGCTCAGTCTGAGGCTAATTTCCGCCAAGCGCAAAGTGCTACTGTTGCCGCCAAAACTCTGCTCGAAAAGCAAGGTGCTGGTGATGAGTTAGCAAAGAAGGATCGTGAAGAGTTGGTGAGCAAGATTGAGCTTCTAGAAAAGGAGTTGGCTCGTGAAAAGAAAGATAAAGAAGCTGTGAAATCTCAAGCAGAAAGTCTTAACAAGGAATATGACAGACTTGCAGAAGAGCACAGCAAGCTCCAGAAGAAAGTTACAGTTGCTGGTGGAGACAAGAAAGATGAATGAATGAGatgctattaaaaataaatcctaATGCCAATTTTaggatttatatattataattggttTATAACAAACTAATAACATTGTTTAGCCTGGACAAACCTTAAATTATACAGTTTATTGAAAGGTTCTTCAAAATATCTATTAAGGTTTCCACTGttatatactttaaattataataactatgagtaggtaagtacttatttGGGAAGAATAAAAAAGACTTGATAAATggtgaaaaacactttattttgttttaaactaaTAAACATTTAGAGAACAATTAttgatgttgatttttttttataaaaaattaatatttcttttttaattattaaaatctctTTCAGGCTTGTTGTCTATGGCTTAActgaataaattataatgtgaGGGAAATGGATCCCATAATGTCTgctattaatatgtattttaatttatactactacctttcttgatgagtgatgtttaccaacaaacaaattaaaaatgagggtataaatcactagtaattt
This genomic stretch from Bicyclus anynana chromosome 14, ilBicAnyn1.1, whole genome shotgun sequence harbors:
- the LOC112057913 gene encoding B-cell receptor-associated protein 31 codes for the protein MSLQWTIIASFLYAEIAFVLLLTLPIASPSRWNKFFKSKFLAYISAQASIYFVVLIAVLVLCLLDAIREMQKYSNIESSDHQHLDAEMQGNMRLFRAQRNFYISGIALFLLVVIRRLIQMICELANLYAQSEANFRQAQSATVAAKTLLEKQGAGDELAKKDREELVSKIELLEKELAREKKDKEAVKSQAESLNKEYDRLAEEHSKLQKKVTVAGGDKKDE